In a genomic window of Thermincola ferriacetica:
- a CDS encoding NAD(P)/FAD-dependent oxidoreductase produces the protein MKYVLIGNSAAAIGAVEGIRKVDKKGTITILSDEPYHTYSRPLISYYLADKVTEDQMRYRPEDFYALHGVQFLGGRKALAVKTGEKTVVTAEGDIPYDKLLIATGSKPIVPPVPGLDREGVYTFIKFDDVKKIKEVAAPGKRAVVVGAGLIGMKAAEALVQCGVETTVLDLSDRILSSILDTRAAEMVKAHAETKGVAFKLNNTVVEVRGDNKVSSVLLKDNNELPCDIVIVAIGVTPNLDVIKESDIKYNRGILVDEKMQTSVPDVYAAGDVSEGYDLLYGGQRVLPILPNAYMQGEIAGQAMAGAEVQFGGGFAFNAIGLFGLPMNTAGIANPEGSEYEIMVDESSQDKCYRKIVLKNDRVVGFILLNSIDRSGILTGLIREQADVKAFKQDLIRQDFGYIHFAPDVRKAKLTGGKAGD, from the coding sequence TTGAAATACGTATTGATCGGAAACTCTGCAGCGGCAATTGGCGCTGTTGAAGGAATCAGAAAGGTAGACAAGAAGGGTACGATTACCATACTGTCCGACGAACCGTACCATACCTATTCCAGGCCGTTAATATCTTATTACCTGGCGGATAAAGTCACGGAAGACCAAATGAGGTACCGCCCGGAGGATTTTTACGCACTGCATGGTGTACAGTTTTTGGGGGGCCGTAAGGCATTAGCTGTAAAAACCGGTGAAAAAACGGTGGTTACCGCAGAAGGCGATATACCTTATGATAAATTATTGATCGCCACCGGCAGCAAGCCTATTGTTCCCCCGGTACCCGGACTGGACAGGGAAGGGGTCTATACCTTTATAAAATTTGATGACGTTAAAAAAATTAAGGAAGTTGCCGCGCCGGGAAAAAGGGCTGTGGTTGTAGGAGCGGGCCTCATTGGTATGAAGGCCGCAGAAGCTCTGGTACAGTGTGGCGTGGAAACTACCGTGCTGGACCTTTCGGATAGGATTTTGAGCTCAATTCTGGATACCAGAGCTGCGGAAATGGTAAAAGCGCATGCGGAAACCAAGGGTGTTGCTTTTAAGTTGAACAACACTGTTGTAGAGGTCCGGGGGGATAATAAAGTTAGTTCGGTTCTGCTGAAAGATAACAATGAGCTGCCCTGTGACATAGTCATAGTAGCTATAGGGGTTACCCCTAACCTGGATGTGATTAAAGAATCTGACATTAAGTACAACCGCGGTATATTAGTTGACGAGAAGATGCAGACCAGTGTGCCTGATGTATATGCCGCCGGGGACGTAAGTGAAGGTTATGACCTTCTTTACGGTGGACAAAGGGTACTCCCGATTTTGCCCAATGCTTATATGCAGGGGGAAATTGCCGGGCAGGCCATGGCAGGGGCCGAAGTGCAATTTGGCGGCGGATTTGCTTTCAATGCCATAGGGCTTTTTGGCCTGCCAATGAATACGGCCGGTATTGCTAACCCTGAAGGTAGCGAGTATGAGATTATGGTGGATGAAAGCAGCCAGGATAAATGTTATCGCAAAATAGTTTTAAAAAATGACAGGGTTGTTGGCTTTATTCTGCTCAACTCTATAGACCGGAGCGGTATTTTAACCGGTTTAATCAGGGAACAGGCAGATGTCAAGGCTTTCAAGCAGGATTTAATCCGGCAGGATTTCGGTTATATCCATTTTGCGCCGGACGTGAGAAAAGCTAAATTGACAGGAGGGAAGGCCGGTGATTAA
- a CDS encoding CopG family ribbon-helix-helix protein, with amino-acid sequence MAEVKRIMISLPDNLLREVDGIVAAEKLNRSEFIREAMKLYIQEKKRRTIREQMKKGYLEMAKINLALAGENFNVEHEVTRLFDGRLAEGK; translated from the coding sequence GTGGCGGAAGTAAAAAGAATTATGATTAGTTTACCTGATAACCTGTTGCGCGAAGTAGACGGTATCGTGGCTGCGGAAAAACTTAATCGCAGTGAGTTTATTCGTGAGGCCATGAAACTTTATATCCAGGAGAAAAAACGGAGAACTATCAGGGAGCAAATGAAGAAAGGATACTTAGAGATGGCCAAAATCAACTTGGCGTTGGCTGGAGAAAATTTTAATGTTGAACATGAAGTCACACGCCTTTTTGATGGAAGGTTAGCGGAGGGTAAATAA
- a CDS encoding type II toxin-antitoxin system PemK/MazF family toxin yields the protein MLIRRGDIFFADLSPVVGSEQGGTRPVLVLQNDIGNQYSPTTIVAAITSQISKAKLPTHVEISAKNSGLEKDSVILLEQIRTIDKSRLMEKVTSLSEEDMEKVAQAIEISLGLIDI from the coding sequence ATGCTTATCCGACGCGGTGATATCTTCTTTGCAGATTTAAGTCCGGTAGTTGGTTCGGAACAGGGCGGGACGCGACCGGTTTTAGTACTACAAAACGATATAGGCAATCAATACAGTCCGACCACCATAGTAGCGGCAATCACTTCTCAAATAAGCAAAGCCAAACTTCCTACTCATGTAGAAATATCTGCAAAAAACAGTGGGTTGGAAAAGGATTCGGTTATTTTGCTGGAACAGATTCGTACTATTGATAAAAGCCGGTTAATGGAAAAGGTTACATCTTTGAGTGAAGAAGATATGGAAAAGGTAGCTCAAGCTATCGAGATCAGCCTAGGGTTAATTGATATTTAG
- a CDS encoding gamma-glutamyl-gamma-aminobutyrate hydrolase family protein, translated as MKPVIGITCAEENGADRYFLARAYTEAVASAGGIPLLLPALCQQDCSLILAKTDGLILSGGPDVDPYFFGEEPEPGLAEITPDRDCFEITLTRLALEKGIPVFAICRGIQVLNVAAGGTVVQDISVEIHKPVKHSQQAPRWYPTHRVDLVPGTKLSSILNTPSIRVNSFHHQAVRAPAPGFLVTARSVDGVIEAIESTNHSFALGVQWHPECMTAKDIHARLLFAAFIAACKTNQPGKMTNK; from the coding sequence ATGAAACCGGTAATAGGTATTACCTGTGCCGAAGAAAACGGGGCTGACCGGTATTTTTTAGCCCGGGCATATACGGAAGCTGTTGCCAGTGCGGGAGGTATACCATTACTTTTGCCGGCCCTGTGTCAACAGGATTGCTCCTTAATATTGGCTAAGACAGACGGCCTTATCTTGTCGGGAGGGCCGGATGTAGACCCCTACTTTTTTGGAGAAGAACCTGAGCCGGGGTTGGCAGAGATTACCCCGGACAGGGACTGTTTCGAGATTACACTTACGCGCCTGGCATTGGAAAAAGGCATTCCCGTATTTGCTATCTGCCGTGGTATTCAGGTACTAAATGTTGCCGCCGGAGGCACGGTGGTTCAGGACATAAGTGTGGAGATACATAAACCGGTCAAACATTCTCAACAGGCTCCCCGGTGGTATCCTACCCACCGGGTAGACTTGGTTCCCGGTACGAAATTAAGCAGCATATTGAATACCCCTTCCATAAGAGTGAACAGTTTTCACCACCAGGCGGTCAGGGCACCGGCACCGGGTTTTCTGGTGACTGCCAGGTCTGTTGACGGCGTCATAGAGGCCATCGAATCTACTAACCACTCTTTTGCCCTGGGGGTGCAATGGCATCCCGAATGTATGACAGCAAAAGATATACATGCCCGCCTGTTGTTTGCGGCTTTTATTGCCGCCTGTAAAACCAACCAACCGGGTAAAATGACTAATAAATGA
- a CDS encoding Tex family protein, producing the protein MIETIARELKLKAVQVENTVKLLDAGNTVPFIARYRKEATGELDENQIREIQERLNYLRNLEERKQEVIRLIDEQGKLTPELAEAINRAEKLQEVEDLYRPYKQKRKTRASVAKEKGLEPLAEVILAQAPDSGDLSSLATSYVNTEMGVNTPEEALEGARDIIAEIISDDADVRKLVRRMTFEAGFISSQGKTNEKGVYQMYYDYREPVQKIPPHRILALNRGEKEEALNVKIEAPVEKILVAVQAMYIRENSPYEDFLKITVEDSYKRLIEPSIEREIRNELTQKGEEQAVKIFASNLRNLLLQPPIKGKVVMGIDPGYRTGCKIAVVDETGKVLDVGVMYPTPPQNKVEEAKKIMASLIDKHKVDLIAIGNGTASRETEAVVADLLAEYPGNLAYTIVSEAGASVYSASRLAGEEFPQYDLSLRSAVSIARRLQDPLAELVKIDPKAVGVGQYQHDVNSKRLEATLQGVVESCVNTVGVDLNTASPSLLKYVAGIKPSVAKNIVTYRESNGKFRNRAELKKVKGLGEQTFVQCAGFLRIADGDNPLEKTPVHPESYFLAEKILAKVGLKPADLLSKESGQLQELLSKMDAVALARELNAGEPTVRDIIEALQKPGRDPREDMPKPIFHKEVTSLENLREGMVLQGTVRNVVDFGAFVDIGVKHDGLVHISQLSEKYVKHPMEVVAVGDIVKVKVVSIDLERERVSLSMKDV; encoded by the coding sequence TTGATCGAGACCATTGCCAGGGAACTCAAATTGAAAGCTGTTCAGGTAGAAAATACCGTCAAACTTTTGGATGCAGGTAATACTGTTCCCTTTATTGCCAGGTATCGCAAAGAAGCTACCGGTGAACTGGATGAAAACCAGATCAGGGAGATTCAGGAACGCTTAAACTACCTGCGTAACCTGGAGGAGCGTAAACAGGAAGTTATCAGGTTGATAGATGAGCAAGGGAAATTGACTCCCGAACTTGCTGAAGCAATTAACCGGGCAGAAAAATTGCAGGAAGTGGAAGACCTGTACCGGCCATATAAACAGAAACGCAAGACCAGGGCTAGTGTAGCTAAGGAAAAAGGATTGGAACCTTTAGCTGAAGTCATATTGGCGCAGGCCCCTGATTCCGGGGACCTGAGTTCCCTGGCTACTTCCTATGTTAATACTGAAATGGGCGTAAATACTCCGGAAGAAGCTCTGGAAGGAGCCCGGGATATAATTGCCGAAATTATTTCCGATGACGCCGATGTCAGGAAACTTGTCAGAAGAATGACCTTCGAAGCCGGGTTCATTTCTTCCCAGGGCAAGACAAATGAAAAAGGCGTTTATCAAATGTATTATGATTACCGTGAACCTGTACAAAAGATTCCCCCCCACAGGATTTTGGCTTTAAACAGGGGTGAGAAGGAAGAAGCGTTGAATGTAAAGATAGAGGCCCCGGTGGAAAAAATATTGGTGGCTGTGCAGGCGATGTATATCAGGGAGAACAGCCCATACGAAGATTTCCTTAAAATTACTGTGGAAGATTCCTATAAAAGGCTTATTGAGCCTTCGATAGAGCGGGAGATCAGGAACGAACTGACGCAAAAAGGGGAAGAACAGGCAGTTAAAATATTTGCGAGTAATTTAAGAAACCTTTTACTGCAGCCACCTATTAAGGGTAAAGTGGTTATGGGTATTGATCCCGGATACCGTACCGGATGTAAAATTGCTGTGGTAGACGAAACAGGCAAGGTGCTTGATGTGGGGGTTATGTACCCAACCCCGCCGCAAAACAAAGTGGAGGAAGCAAAAAAAATCATGGCTTCCCTGATTGACAAACACAAGGTTGACCTGATTGCCATTGGCAACGGGACTGCTTCCAGGGAAACGGAAGCAGTGGTGGCAGATTTGCTGGCTGAATACCCGGGGAACCTCGCTTACACCATTGTCAGTGAAGCCGGGGCTTCAGTTTACTCAGCCTCCAGGCTCGCCGGTGAGGAGTTCCCACAATACGATTTATCCTTGCGAAGCGCTGTTTCCATTGCCCGGCGGTTGCAGGACCCGCTGGCGGAACTGGTCAAGATTGACCCCAAGGCCGTGGGCGTGGGCCAGTACCAGCATGATGTAAATTCCAAAAGGCTGGAGGCCACCTTGCAGGGGGTAGTAGAGTCGTGTGTAAATACTGTGGGTGTAGATCTTAATACCGCATCGCCTTCTTTATTGAAATATGTGGCCGGCATAAAACCATCGGTAGCCAAGAACATTGTCACTTACCGGGAAAGCAACGGCAAATTCAGGAACCGCGCGGAATTAAAAAAGGTCAAGGGCTTGGGGGAACAGACCTTTGTTCAGTGCGCAGGTTTTCTGCGTATTGCAGATGGAGATAATCCCCTGGAAAAGACTCCTGTTCACCCCGAGTCATACTTTCTGGCTGAAAAGATATTAGCCAAGGTAGGATTGAAACCGGCAGACCTGCTCAGCAAGGAGAGCGGCCAATTGCAGGAACTTTTATCTAAAATGGATGCAGTGGCTTTAGCCAGAGAACTGAATGCGGGTGAACCTACTGTCAGGGACATTATTGAAGCCCTGCAAAAACCGGGGCGCGACCCGCGGGAAGACATGCCCAAACCAATTTTCCATAAAGAAGTAACTTCCCTGGAAAACCTGCGTGAAGGAATGGTGCTGCAAGGGACTGTGCGCAATGTGGTTGATTTCGGCGCTTTCGTAGACATCGGGGTGAAGCACGATGGTTTGGTGCACATTTCTCAGCTCAGTGAAAAATATGTGAAGCATCCTATGGAAGTAGTGGCTGTGGGCGATATAGTCAAAGTAAAGGTTGTGAGCATTGACTTGGAGCGGGAGCGGGTTAGCCTATCTATGAAAGATGTCTAA
- a CDS encoding amidohydrolase codes for MLAIINGRVITMTGKEYEKGTILTDGQKIAKVGSNISIPEGAEVIDAAGKIVMPGLIDAHCHVGILEEVYRQEGNDVNESTEPVTPHLRAIDGINPEDLGFQDALEGGVTTVVTGPGSGNVIGGENLAMKTFGRVVDEMVIKNPIGLKVAFGENPKRVYGSQSKMPMTRMATAALFREALVKAENYMAKMERQRQRTEEAFFERDLKMEVLCKVLKREIPIRAHAHRADDIMTAIRIAEEFNLKIIIEHCTEGYKVADQLAKRGIPAVVGPFLTNRAKVELKDRTLANPYFLAKAGVKIAFMTDHPVIPINYLALSAALAVREGLDEQEAMKALTVNAAQILGLQDRIGTLEPGKDADIIILNGPLFELKTRVEKVIVAGKIINLDSK; via the coding sequence ATGTTAGCCATAATTAATGGTCGGGTAATAACCATGACGGGAAAAGAATACGAAAAGGGTACTATTCTGACGGACGGTCAAAAAATAGCAAAGGTTGGTTCCAATATATCAATTCCGGAAGGAGCGGAAGTCATTGATGCCGCCGGTAAAATTGTTATGCCGGGGCTCATTGACGCTCACTGCCATGTGGGAATACTGGAAGAAGTATACAGGCAGGAGGGGAACGACGTCAATGAATCGACGGAGCCTGTGACTCCGCATTTACGGGCTATTGACGGTATAAATCCGGAAGACCTTGGTTTTCAGGATGCCCTGGAAGGAGGCGTGACTACTGTTGTTACGGGGCCGGGAAGCGGAAACGTTATAGGCGGGGAAAACCTGGCCATGAAGACTTTTGGTCGGGTGGTTGACGAAATGGTTATAAAAAACCCCATCGGCCTCAAGGTAGCTTTTGGTGAAAACCCTAAACGAGTTTATGGCAGCCAGAGCAAGATGCCTATGACAAGAATGGCCACTGCTGCTTTGTTCAGGGAGGCTTTGGTCAAAGCCGAAAATTATATGGCCAAGATGGAACGTCAAAGACAAAGAACGGAAGAAGCCTTTTTTGAACGGGATTTGAAAATGGAGGTACTCTGCAAGGTTTTGAAAAGAGAAATTCCTATCCGGGCCCATGCCCACAGAGCCGATGATATCATGACCGCCATTCGCATCGCAGAAGAATTTAATCTGAAAATTATCATTGAACACTGCACCGAGGGATATAAAGTTGCCGATCAGTTGGCGAAAAGAGGAATACCGGCCGTCGTGGGCCCCTTCTTAACGAATAGGGCAAAAGTTGAATTAAAAGACAGGACTTTGGCTAACCCTTATTTTTTAGCCAAAGCCGGTGTAAAAATAGCTTTTATGACTGACCATCCTGTCATCCCAATTAATTACTTGGCATTGAGCGCCGCTTTAGCCGTCCGGGAAGGGTTGGATGAACAGGAAGCTATGAAGGCATTGACAGTAAATGCGGCGCAAATTTTAGGTTTGCAGGACAGGATTGGAACGCTGGAACCGGGTAAGGATGCCGACATTATTATCTTAAACGGACCTTTATTTGAATTGAAAACGCGGGTGGAAAAGGTCATTGTTGCAGGTAAAATAATTAATTTAGATAGTAAATAA
- a CDS encoding response regulator, translated as MSGFPLKVLIVDDQAGVRHLLEAVAQEEGCQTFTGCNGFEAVDQVKKNQPDLIFMDIRMPGMDGTQALEIILQMGLDIEIVMMTAFAEKEVLDKTPSGRVRYLIKPFDIEEIRSIIRTLADNGNNRQISVG; from the coding sequence GTGAGTGGGTTTCCTCTAAAAGTGTTGATTGTTGACGATCAGGCCGGCGTAAGGCATTTGCTGGAAGCTGTTGCCCAGGAAGAGGGATGTCAAACTTTCACCGGCTGTAATGGTTTCGAAGCTGTCGACCAGGTTAAGAAAAATCAACCGGATTTAATATTCATGGATATCAGGATGCCGGGGATGGATGGTACCCAGGCCTTGGAAATCATTTTACAAATGGGCCTTGATATTGAGATTGTAATGATGACGGCTTTTGCTGAGAAGGAGGTGCTTGACAAAACACCTAGTGGGAGGGTTCGATACCTGATAAAACCTTTTGACATTGAGGAAATACGCAGCATTATACGAACCTTGGCTGACAACGGAAATAACCGGCAAATTTCCGTTGGTTAG
- the thiD gene encoding bifunctional hydroxymethylpyrimidine kinase/phosphomethylpyrimidine kinase, giving the protein MKKVLTIAGSDSGGGAGIQADLKTFSAFGVYGMSVITAVTSQNTLGVSGFRAMPAEFVGQQMSDVLSDIGADATKTGMLANADIICEVAEKIREFKHENLVVDPVMVATSGDRLMEPEAEKALKDKLLPLALVVTPNIAEAEVLSGIRIANREDVEKAAQIIYGWGPKGVIIKGGHLSGEAIDYYYDGKEIYEYRSPRVDTKNTHGTGCTFSAALAACLALGMPLKKAIPIAKDYLYLALLNADSLGAGHGPTNHLAGYFDHSTKAIRPAKGLPAAKTENNSRKLTGRKLYVITGQEFAKGRPVTEVVSQALAGGAGIIQLREKKWTTRQLVEVGRELQRLARENNALFIVNDRIDVALAVDADGVHLGQDDMPVRMARRVIGPDMILGISAETVEEALTAEKEGADYIGFGPVFHTDTKPDAGTARGLELLAQVKKAVSIPVYGIGGIKLDNAAEVLSAGADGVAVITAVVGADDITLAAQKFIHIMEGGR; this is encoded by the coding sequence TTGAAAAAGGTACTTACTATTGCCGGATCGGACTCCGGCGGCGGAGCAGGTATCCAGGCAGACCTGAAAACCTTCAGTGCGTTTGGTGTTTATGGGATGTCTGTTATTACTGCCGTAACATCCCAAAATACTTTGGGAGTAAGCGGTTTTCGGGCTATGCCCGCTGAATTTGTCGGGCAGCAGATGTCCGATGTTCTGTCGGACATAGGGGCCGATGCTACAAAGACGGGGATGCTTGCCAATGCAGACATTATATGTGAGGTGGCGGAAAAAATAAGGGAATTTAAACACGAAAACCTTGTAGTCGACCCCGTAATGGTGGCTACAAGCGGGGACAGACTCATGGAACCGGAAGCGGAAAAGGCTCTTAAGGACAAATTGTTGCCATTGGCGTTAGTGGTTACCCCGAACATCGCAGAGGCAGAAGTATTAAGCGGTATCCGGATTGCCAACCGGGAAGATGTGGAAAAAGCCGCTCAGATTATATATGGTTGGGGTCCGAAAGGAGTAATAATCAAGGGAGGCCACCTGTCGGGGGAAGCCATTGATTATTATTACGACGGCAAAGAAATTTATGAGTACCGGAGCCCGCGGGTAGATACAAAGAACACCCATGGAACAGGATGTACTTTTTCCGCGGCCCTGGCCGCCTGCCTGGCCCTGGGAATGCCTTTAAAAAAGGCTATTCCAATAGCGAAAGACTATCTATACCTGGCGCTTTTAAATGCCGATTCCCTGGGCGCCGGTCACGGACCGACAAATCACCTGGCCGGGTATTTTGACCATTCAACAAAAGCCATAAGGCCGGCAAAAGGTCTGCCGGCGGCAAAAACCGAAAATAATTCCCGCAAATTGACGGGCCGGAAATTATATGTTATTACCGGCCAGGAATTTGCCAAAGGCCGGCCTGTAACAGAGGTAGTAAGCCAGGCATTGGCCGGCGGCGCGGGTATCATTCAACTGCGGGAGAAGAAATGGACCACCAGACAACTGGTGGAAGTGGGACGGGAGTTGCAAAGGCTGGCCCGGGAAAACAATGCCCTGTTTATAGTTAATGACCGCATAGATGTGGCTTTGGCTGTTGATGCGGATGGGGTCCACCTTGGACAGGATGATATGCCGGTCCGTATGGCCCGCCGGGTCATCGGGCCCGATATGATTCTGGGGATTTCTGCGGAAACGGTGGAAGAGGCATTAACTGCCGAAAAAGAGGGAGCCGATTATATTGGATTTGGGCCGGTTTTCCATACAGATACCAAGCCCGACGCGGGGACAGCCAGGGGTTTGGAATTGCTGGCGCAGGTAAAAAAGGCCGTTTCTATTCCTGTTTATGGGATTGGCGGTATTAAATTGGATAATGCGGCGGAAGTTTTAAGTGCCGGGGCTGACGGCGTGGCTGTTATAACTGCCGTTGTCGGGGCCGACGATATAACACTGGCAGCACAAAAATTTATTCACATAATGGAAGGTGGTAGATAG
- the thiC gene encoding phosphomethylpyrimidine synthase ThiC: MTQMQEARAGRITPAMEMAAQREGLAAEFIRHGLASGTIVLPANINHKNLEPCAIGHGLRTKVNANIGTSPEFPDLDKEIEKLEAALAAGVDAVMDLSTGGDLNVIRREILKRCTVPVGTVAEYQAMVEARRKYGNLIEMTEEDLFNTIEQQARDGADFITVHCGVTGEGIERLKKEGRITDIVSRGGAFMAGWILHHNRENPLYEQYDRLLDIAEKYDVTLSLGDGLRPGCLADASDRAQIHELIILGELVDRAWERGIQVMVEGPGHVPLNQIEANVILQKRICKGAPFYVLGPLVTDVAPGYDHITSAIGGALAASAGVDFLCYVTPAEHLGLPSVEDVREGVIAARIAAHAADIVKGAPGALAWDLEMAKARKALDWQKQIELAIDREKAVRYWQEKNIKDKDENKGKEECSMCGEFCAMKVIGEHLQCDRNKSHKLYS, encoded by the coding sequence ATGACACAAATGCAAGAGGCACGGGCAGGCCGGATAACACCGGCCATGGAAATGGCAGCCCAAAGGGAAGGGCTGGCGGCGGAATTTATTCGGCATGGTTTGGCGTCAGGAACTATAGTCCTCCCGGCTAACATAAACCATAAAAATTTGGAGCCTTGCGCTATAGGCCATGGACTAAGGACGAAAGTAAATGCCAATATAGGGACATCGCCTGAATTTCCTGATTTGGACAAGGAAATAGAAAAGCTGGAAGCGGCTTTGGCCGCGGGGGTCGATGCAGTGATGGACCTCAGCACAGGCGGCGACCTAAATGTCATCAGGCGAGAGATCTTAAAGCGTTGTACGGTACCAGTCGGCACAGTTGCCGAATACCAGGCGATGGTGGAAGCCCGGCGAAAATACGGAAATCTGATTGAAATGACCGAGGAAGACCTGTTTAATACCATTGAACAACAGGCGCGCGATGGGGCTGATTTTATTACTGTCCATTGCGGCGTTACCGGCGAGGGAATTGAGCGTTTGAAAAAAGAGGGCCGGATTACGGACATTGTTAGCCGCGGCGGGGCTTTTATGGCGGGCTGGATTTTGCATCACAACCGGGAAAACCCTTTGTACGAACAGTATGACCGGCTATTAGATATAGCCGAGAAATATGATGTCACTTTAAGCCTCGGTGACGGATTGCGGCCCGGTTGTTTGGCAGATGCCAGTGACCGGGCGCAGATACACGAGTTAATTATTCTGGGCGAATTGGTAGACCGGGCCTGGGAAAGAGGCATACAGGTCATGGTTGAAGGCCCCGGCCATGTACCGCTCAACCAAATTGAAGCTAACGTTATATTGCAGAAACGCATCTGTAAAGGGGCGCCCTTTTATGTACTGGGACCTTTGGTTACCGATGTCGCCCCGGGTTATGACCATATAACCTCGGCTATTGGCGGCGCCCTTGCGGCCTCTGCCGGAGTGGATTTTCTTTGTTATGTGACACCCGCCGAGCATTTGGGCCTGCCGTCGGTAGAAGATGTAAGGGAAGGGGTGATTGCGGCGAGGATTGCCGCTCACGCCGCTGACATTGTCAAGGGAGCGCCGGGAGCATTGGCCTGGGACCTGGAAATGGCCAAAGCACGGAAGGCCCTGGACTGGCAAAAACAGATAGAACTGGCTATAGACCGGGAGAAAGCAGTCCGGTATTGGCAGGAGAAGAACATAAAAGACAAAGATGAAAATAAGGGTAAAGAAGAATGCTCCATGTGTGGAGAATTTTGCGCCATGAAAGTAATTGGGGAACATTTGCAATGTGACAGGAACAAAAGTCATAAACTTTACTCTTAA
- the thiM gene encoding hydroxyethylthiazole kinase produces MQEKLKYLNSSQVAGFLARVRREKPLIHHITNYVTANDCANITLHTGGLPVMAHAFDEVEEMVEAARTLVLNIGTLQPDQVAAMIKAGKKANRLGIPVLLDPVGAGATKLRTESARKILSEVKVSVVKGNYAEIAILAGTEAEIRGVDAAGTVEDIDRIAREFAAARDVTVVVTGVTDIVTDGRTGYKISNGHELMGTITGTGCMAGSVIGCFLALQDSPVHEAAAALICYGIAGEIAAGRADVYGPASFRTAFFDSLYNLQEKQISRMAKFAAY; encoded by the coding sequence ATGCAGGAAAAGTTAAAATACTTGAATTCGTCTCAGGTAGCCGGGTTTTTGGCCCGGGTGAGACGGGAAAAACCGCTTATTCACCATATTACTAACTACGTTACGGCTAATGATTGCGCCAACATTACTCTGCATACAGGCGGCTTGCCGGTTATGGCCCATGCCTTCGACGAGGTGGAAGAAATGGTGGAAGCGGCCAGGACCTTGGTTTTGAACATCGGAACCCTTCAACCCGACCAGGTAGCGGCTATGATCAAAGCGGGTAAAAAGGCGAACCGGCTGGGAATCCCTGTCTTACTGGATCCTGTCGGTGCCGGAGCCACCAAACTGCGTACCGAATCTGCCAGGAAAATCCTCAGCGAAGTAAAAGTATCTGTTGTTAAAGGAAATTATGCGGAAATAGCTATTTTGGCAGGTACCGAAGCCGAAATCAGGGGTGTTGACGCGGCAGGGACGGTAGAGGATATAGACCGGATAGCCAGGGAATTTGCCGCCGCCAGAGATGTTACCGTCGTAGTCACCGGAGTTACTGACATCGTTACTGACGGCCGGACCGGCTATAAAATAAGTAACGGGCATGAGCTTATGGGTACTATAACAGGTACGGGTTGCATGGCCGGTTCTGTTATCGGCTGTTTCCTGGCCCTGCAAGATAGCCCGGTTCATGAGGCTGCAGCGGCGCTGATCTGCTACGGAATAGCAGGCGAAATTGCCGCCGGAAGGGCTGACGTATACGGACCGGCAAGTTTTAGGACGGCATTCTTCGACAGCTTATATAACCTGCAGGAAAAACAGATTAGCCGGATGGCTAAGTTTGCGGCTTATTAA